A section of the Deltaproteobacteria bacterium genome encodes:
- a CDS encoding alpha-ketoacid dehydrogenase subunit beta, with protein sequence MRQITFIEAIREALRHEMTLDEKVFVFGEDVGGFGGCFGVTAGLYQEFGPDRVMDTPISEAAIMGAAVGAALMGLRPVP encoded by the coding sequence ATGCGCCAAATCACATTTATCGAAGCCATAAGGGAAGCTCTCCGTCACGAAATGACCCTGGACGAGAAGGTGTTTGTTTTTGGTGAAGATGTGGGCGGTTTCGGCGGGTGTTTCGGAGTGACCGCGGGCCTGTATCAGGAATTCGGTCCCGATCGCGTAATGGACACTCCCATATCCGAGGCGGCGATCATGGGAGCGGCCGTCGGAGCCGCGCTCATGGGACTGAGGCCCGTGCCGG